The following nucleotide sequence is from Candidatus Izemoplasmatales bacterium.
CGCGGGAGTCTGTCCGGGGTTCAACTCGACCAGGGTCATCTGATATCGGATCGCCATGTAGAACAGGATCCGGGCGATGTCGCCCTTGACTTCGTTGCGCGGCTCGAAGTAATCGTAGGTTTCGTTTTCGTAATTGAAGGTCGAACCGGATGCGTACGAATCGTCGTCCACGAGCGTACTCGAGTCATGGGGAATGACCGATGCGAACCAGTCGTTCGAACGCTGGCTGTTGATGCTGGGACTCGACGGCTTCAGGTTGTGGACGTCGGAACACGTATTGATGCCGCTTGCGGTGCAACCGAGGAGAGACTGGGGCCAGACGTGTTCCTTGTTCCATGTCGCGCCCGAGTCCCAGACGGAACTCAGGGACTTTCCGGTGTAGATGTCGATCAGGTAGTTGCCCGTCCGACCCGGATCCTTGTCGGAAACGGCGATGATGACCTGCGTCGTCGTTCCGGTCGTTCCCGAATAGTTGTATCCGACGTAACCGGTGGTGATGATGGTGCGCAGCGCGTTTGCGAGCTGCGTTCCCGTCAAACCCTCGGCGGCGTCGTAGTAGGGCATGAGGTCGAGGACCGAACTCGTCGAGTTGACGGTGATCGAGAACCAGGCGGTCAGTCCGAGCGCCGTCACCGCGACGTCGTGGGTGCCGACGACATCGGTATCGGGGGCGTCGACGGCATACTGCCCGGAGGCGAGGGTGATCGGGGTTTCGCCCGGAACGCTCAAGGTCACGACCATGCCGGCGACGGAGAACGCCTGACCTTCGTCATAGACGGTCTTGATCGGCGGGACGACGGAAAGCGAGATGCCGCCCACCGCGGTTTCGGCGACGTAGATCGGGAAGGCGGCCGTCAGGTCGCCGTAGGTCACGGTGATCGTGACGAGTCCCGGTTCCGACGAATCGAATCCGGAGAGCTCGTAGGCCGCCGGCGTCAGTTCGATGCGGTCGCCGTCGGACTGGACGACACGGACGGCGAGTCCGGTCCAGTCGGCCGTCTGTCCGGGCTGGTAGACGAGCTTGTCGGGAAGGTCGAGGACGAGGGCGACGTCTTCGAGGACCGTTGCCTCCTTCACGTACACGACAAACTCCGCCTCAAGGCCGGCGTAGCGGATCCGCACGGTCTGAAGACCGGGGGCGGAGGAGTTGTATCCGAGGACGAAATACTCGCCCACGACGGTTTCGGACGAATCCGATCTCAGAAGCGTGACGACGAGACCGGTCGGATCGAACGGAGATCCGAAATCATAGACGGTCTTCCACGTCCCCGAAAGCAGGATCGCGACGTTGTGGACCGTGGTCGTCAGCTGCGGCGCGGTTGTCGTCAGCGCCGTCGTCGGTTCGGTCGTGGAGGCGGCGGTCGAGGCCGTCGTCACCGGTTGCGTCGTCGTGACGCTGGAAAGCAGGTCGCAGCCGGCAAGTCCGCCGGCGAGCAGGAGCGCAAGGAGCGCGATGAGCAGTTTCTTG
It contains:
- a CDS encoding endonuclease, which translates into the protein MGFLNKKLLIALLALLLAGGLAGCDLLSSVTTTQPVTTASTAASTTEPTTALTTTAPQLTTTVHNVAILLSGTWKTVYDFGSPFDPTGLVVTLLRSDSSETVVGEYFVLGYNSSAPGLQTVRIRYAGLEAEFVVYVKEATVLEDVALVLDLPDKLVYQPGQTADWTGLAVRVVQSDGDRIELTPAAYELSGFDSSEPGLVTITVTYGDLTAAFPIYVAETAVGGISLSVVPPIKTVYDEGQAFSVAGMVVTLSVPGETPITLASGQYAVDAPDTDVVGTHDVAVTALGLTAWFSITVNSTSSVLDLMPYYDAAEGLTGTQLANALRTIITTGYVGYNYSGTTGTTTQVIIAVSDKDPGRTGNYLIDIYTGKSLSSVWDSGATWNKEHVWPQSLLGCTASGINTCSDVHNLKPSSPSINSQRSNDWFASVIPHDSSTLVDDDSYASGSTFNYENETYDYFEPRNEVKGDIARILFYMAIRYQMTLVELNPGQTPAIYQMGDLSTLLAWNLADPVDDFERNRNEVIYSYQHNRNPFIDYPELADLIWG